The following are from one region of the Prionailurus bengalensis isolate Pbe53 chromosome A2, Fcat_Pben_1.1_paternal_pri, whole genome shotgun sequence genome:
- the PODNL1 gene encoding podocan-like protein 1 isoform X3 encodes MAWTFRCSRTTSPGQLSTSPCRTTSSRSSPTMSCHASAASGPSTSTTISSLLRLSVAPQFLPRSLRVADLAANQVTEIFPLTFGEKPALRSVYLHNNQLSNAGLPPDAFHGSEAVVILSLSSNRLSYLPPSLPPSLERLHLQNNLISKVPRGALSRQTHLRELYLQHNQLTDSGLDATTFSKLHHLEYLDLSHNRLASVPAGLPRTLAVLHLGRNRIRRVEAARLRGARGLRYLLLQHNQLGATGLPAGALRPLRGLHTLHLYGNGLDRVPLALPRRLRALVLPHNHVTTLGARDLAGTPGLAELNLAYNRLVSARVHHRAFRPLRALRSLDLAGNLLTRLPGGLPGGLHTLRLQRNQLRALEPEPLAGLDQLRELSLAHNRLRVGDIGPGTWHELQALQVLDLSHNELSFVPPDLPEALEELHLQGNRISHVGPEAFLSTPRLRALFLRANRLHMTSIAPDTFLGLLHLSVVDTAGNPEQVLVRLPPTTPRQPRAGSPRARRGPAV; translated from the exons ATGGCCTGGACCTTCAGGTGTTCCCGGACAACATCACCCGGGCAGCTCAGCACCTCTCCCTGCAG AACAACCAGCTCCAGGAGCTCCCCTACAATGAGCTGTCACGCCTCAGCAGCCTCCGGACCCTCAACCTCCACAACAATCTCATCTCTTCtgagg CTCTCGGTGGCCCCCCAGTTTCTGCCCCGCTCCCTCCGGGTTGCGGATCTGGCTGCCAACCAAGTGACGGAGATCTTCCCGCTTACCTTTGGGGAGAAGCCCGCGCTCAG GTCCGTGTACCTCCACAACAACCAGCTGAGCAACGCCGGCCTGCCCCCTGACGCCTTCCACGGCTCTGAAGCCGTGGTCATCCTCAGCCTCTCCAGCAACCGGCTCAGCTACTTGCCGCCCAGTCTGCCACCCTCGCTGGAGCGGCTCCACCTgcag AACAACCTCATCTCCAAGGTGCCCCGAGGGGCACTGAGCCGCCAGACACACCTGCGGGAGCTCTACCTCCAGCACAACCAGCTGACGGACAGCGGCCTGGATGCCACCACCTTCAG CAAGCTGCACCACCTCGAGTACCTGGACCTGTCCCACAACCGGCTAGCCTCGGTGCCCGCGGGCCTGCCCCGCACCCTGGCCGTGCTGCACCTGGGCCGCAACCGCATCCGCCGGGTGGAGGCGGCCCGGCTGCGCGGGGCGCGGGGCCTGCGCTACCTCCTGCTGCAGCACAACCAGCTGGGGGCGACGGGGCTGCCCGCAGGGGCGCTGCGGCCGCTGCGGGGCCTGCACACGCTGCATCTCTATGGCAACGGGCTGGACCGCGTGCCCCTGGCGCTGCCGCGCCGCCTGCGGGCCCTGGTGCTGCCCCACAACCACGTGACCACGCTGGGCGCCCGGGACCTGGCTGGCACACCGGGCCTGGCCGAACTCAACCTGGCCTACAACCGCCTGGTCAGCGCCCGCGTGCACCACCGGGCCTTCCGCCCGCTGCGTGCCCTGCGCAGCCTTGACCTGGCCGGCAACCTGCTGACCCGGCTGCCCGGCGGCCTGCCCGGCGGCCTGCACACCCTGCGGCTGCAGCGCAACCAGCTGCGGGCCCTCGAGCCGGAGCCGCTGGCCGGCCTGGACCAACTGCGGGAGCTCAGCCTGGCGCACAACCGGCTCCGGGTCGGAGACATCGGGCCCGGCACCTGGCACGAACTCCAGGCCCTCCAG GTGCTGGACCTCAGCCACAACGAGCTGTCCTTTGTGCCCCCTGACCTGCCTGAGGCCCTGGAGGAGCTGCACCTGCAGGGCAACCGCATCAGCCACGTGGGTCCTGAAGCCTTCCTCAGCACTCCCCGCCTGCGCGCCCTCTTTCTCAG GGCAAACAGGCTTCACATGACCAGCATCGCACCGGACACCTTCCTGGGCCTCCTGCACCTGAGTGTGGTGGATACGGCGGGCAACCCCGAGCAGGTCCTGGTCCGGCTGCCACCCACAACTCCACGTCAGCCACGGGCAGGGAGCCCCCGAGCCCGGAGGGGTCCAGCAGTGTAG
- the PODNL1 gene encoding podocan-like protein 1 isoform X1, whose product MEDAAFPHLGESSQPPPRACPLRCSCPRADTVDCNGLDLQVFPDNITRAAQHLSLQNNQLQELPYNELSRLSSLRTLNLHNNLISSEGLPDEAFESLTQLQHIYVAHNKLSVAPQFLPRSLRVADLAANQVTEIFPLTFGEKPALRSVYLHNNQLSNAGLPPDAFHGSEAVVILSLSSNRLSYLPPSLPPSLERLHLQNNLISKVPRGALSRQTHLRELYLQHNQLTDSGLDATTFSKLHHLEYLDLSHNRLASVPAGLPRTLAVLHLGRNRIRRVEAARLRGARGLRYLLLQHNQLGATGLPAGALRPLRGLHTLHLYGNGLDRVPLALPRRLRALVLPHNHVTTLGARDLAGTPGLAELNLAYNRLVSARVHHRAFRPLRALRSLDLAGNLLTRLPGGLPGGLHTLRLQRNQLRALEPEPLAGLDQLRELSLAHNRLRVGDIGPGTWHELQALQVLDLSHNELSFVPPDLPEALEELHLQGNRISHVGPEAFLSTPRLRALFLRANRLHMTSIAPDTFLGLLHLSVVDTAGNPEQVLVRLPPTTPRQPRAGSPRARRGPAV is encoded by the exons ATGGAGGACGCCGCCTTCCCCCACCTGGGGGAGAGCTCAcagcccccgccccgggcctgcCCCCTGCGCTGCTCCTGCCCCCGGGCAGACACAGTGGACTGCAATGGCCTGGACCTTCAGGTGTTCCCGGACAACATCACCCGGGCAGCTCAGCACCTCTCCCTGCAG AACAACCAGCTCCAGGAGCTCCCCTACAATGAGCTGTCACGCCTCAGCAGCCTCCGGACCCTCAACCTCCACAACAATCTCATCTCTTCtgagg GCCTGCCCGATGAGGCCTTTGAGTCCCTCACGCAGCTGCAGCACATTTACGTGGCCCACAACAAG CTCTCGGTGGCCCCCCAGTTTCTGCCCCGCTCCCTCCGGGTTGCGGATCTGGCTGCCAACCAAGTGACGGAGATCTTCCCGCTTACCTTTGGGGAGAAGCCCGCGCTCAG GTCCGTGTACCTCCACAACAACCAGCTGAGCAACGCCGGCCTGCCCCCTGACGCCTTCCACGGCTCTGAAGCCGTGGTCATCCTCAGCCTCTCCAGCAACCGGCTCAGCTACTTGCCGCCCAGTCTGCCACCCTCGCTGGAGCGGCTCCACCTgcag AACAACCTCATCTCCAAGGTGCCCCGAGGGGCACTGAGCCGCCAGACACACCTGCGGGAGCTCTACCTCCAGCACAACCAGCTGACGGACAGCGGCCTGGATGCCACCACCTTCAG CAAGCTGCACCACCTCGAGTACCTGGACCTGTCCCACAACCGGCTAGCCTCGGTGCCCGCGGGCCTGCCCCGCACCCTGGCCGTGCTGCACCTGGGCCGCAACCGCATCCGCCGGGTGGAGGCGGCCCGGCTGCGCGGGGCGCGGGGCCTGCGCTACCTCCTGCTGCAGCACAACCAGCTGGGGGCGACGGGGCTGCCCGCAGGGGCGCTGCGGCCGCTGCGGGGCCTGCACACGCTGCATCTCTATGGCAACGGGCTGGACCGCGTGCCCCTGGCGCTGCCGCGCCGCCTGCGGGCCCTGGTGCTGCCCCACAACCACGTGACCACGCTGGGCGCCCGGGACCTGGCTGGCACACCGGGCCTGGCCGAACTCAACCTGGCCTACAACCGCCTGGTCAGCGCCCGCGTGCACCACCGGGCCTTCCGCCCGCTGCGTGCCCTGCGCAGCCTTGACCTGGCCGGCAACCTGCTGACCCGGCTGCCCGGCGGCCTGCCCGGCGGCCTGCACACCCTGCGGCTGCAGCGCAACCAGCTGCGGGCCCTCGAGCCGGAGCCGCTGGCCGGCCTGGACCAACTGCGGGAGCTCAGCCTGGCGCACAACCGGCTCCGGGTCGGAGACATCGGGCCCGGCACCTGGCACGAACTCCAGGCCCTCCAG GTGCTGGACCTCAGCCACAACGAGCTGTCCTTTGTGCCCCCTGACCTGCCTGAGGCCCTGGAGGAGCTGCACCTGCAGGGCAACCGCATCAGCCACGTGGGTCCTGAAGCCTTCCTCAGCACTCCCCGCCTGCGCGCCCTCTTTCTCAG GGCAAACAGGCTTCACATGACCAGCATCGCACCGGACACCTTCCTGGGCCTCCTGCACCTGAGTGTGGTGGATACGGCGGGCAACCCCGAGCAGGTCCTGGTCCGGCTGCCACCCACAACTCCACGTCAGCCACGGGCAGGGAGCCCCCGAGCCCGGAGGGGTCCAGCAGTGTAG
- the PODNL1 gene encoding podocan-like protein 1 isoform X2, giving the protein MEDAAFPHLGESSQPPPRACPLRCSCPRADTVDCNGLDLQVFPDNITRAAQHLSLQNNQLQELPYNELSRLSSLRTLNLHNNLISSEALGGPPVSAPLPPGCGSGCQPSDGDLPAYLWGEARAQLSNAGLPPDAFHGSEAVVILSLSSNRLSYLPPSLPPSLERLHLQNNLISKVPRGALSRQTHLRELYLQHNQLTDSGLDATTFSKLHHLEYLDLSHNRLASVPAGLPRTLAVLHLGRNRIRRVEAARLRGARGLRYLLLQHNQLGATGLPAGALRPLRGLHTLHLYGNGLDRVPLALPRRLRALVLPHNHVTTLGARDLAGTPGLAELNLAYNRLVSARVHHRAFRPLRALRSLDLAGNLLTRLPGGLPGGLHTLRLQRNQLRALEPEPLAGLDQLRELSLAHNRLRVGDIGPGTWHELQALQVLDLSHNELSFVPPDLPEALEELHLQGNRISHVGPEAFLSTPRLRALFLRANRLHMTSIAPDTFLGLLHLSVVDTAGNPEQVLVRLPPTTPRQPRAGSPRARRGPAV; this is encoded by the exons ATGGAGGACGCCGCCTTCCCCCACCTGGGGGAGAGCTCAcagcccccgccccgggcctgcCCCCTGCGCTGCTCCTGCCCCCGGGCAGACACAGTGGACTGCAATGGCCTGGACCTTCAGGTGTTCCCGGACAACATCACCCGGGCAGCTCAGCACCTCTCCCTGCAG AACAACCAGCTCCAGGAGCTCCCCTACAATGAGCTGTCACGCCTCAGCAGCCTCCGGACCCTCAACCTCCACAACAATCTCATCTCTTCtgagg CTCTCGGTGGCCCCCCAGTTTCTGCCCCGCTCCCTCCGGGTTGCGGATCTGGCTGCCAACCAAGTGACGGAGATCTTCCCGCTTACCTTTGGGGAGAAGCCCGCGCTCAG CTGAGCAACGCCGGCCTGCCCCCTGACGCCTTCCACGGCTCTGAAGCCGTGGTCATCCTCAGCCTCTCCAGCAACCGGCTCAGCTACTTGCCGCCCAGTCTGCCACCCTCGCTGGAGCGGCTCCACCTgcag AACAACCTCATCTCCAAGGTGCCCCGAGGGGCACTGAGCCGCCAGACACACCTGCGGGAGCTCTACCTCCAGCACAACCAGCTGACGGACAGCGGCCTGGATGCCACCACCTTCAG CAAGCTGCACCACCTCGAGTACCTGGACCTGTCCCACAACCGGCTAGCCTCGGTGCCCGCGGGCCTGCCCCGCACCCTGGCCGTGCTGCACCTGGGCCGCAACCGCATCCGCCGGGTGGAGGCGGCCCGGCTGCGCGGGGCGCGGGGCCTGCGCTACCTCCTGCTGCAGCACAACCAGCTGGGGGCGACGGGGCTGCCCGCAGGGGCGCTGCGGCCGCTGCGGGGCCTGCACACGCTGCATCTCTATGGCAACGGGCTGGACCGCGTGCCCCTGGCGCTGCCGCGCCGCCTGCGGGCCCTGGTGCTGCCCCACAACCACGTGACCACGCTGGGCGCCCGGGACCTGGCTGGCACACCGGGCCTGGCCGAACTCAACCTGGCCTACAACCGCCTGGTCAGCGCCCGCGTGCACCACCGGGCCTTCCGCCCGCTGCGTGCCCTGCGCAGCCTTGACCTGGCCGGCAACCTGCTGACCCGGCTGCCCGGCGGCCTGCCCGGCGGCCTGCACACCCTGCGGCTGCAGCGCAACCAGCTGCGGGCCCTCGAGCCGGAGCCGCTGGCCGGCCTGGACCAACTGCGGGAGCTCAGCCTGGCGCACAACCGGCTCCGGGTCGGAGACATCGGGCCCGGCACCTGGCACGAACTCCAGGCCCTCCAG GTGCTGGACCTCAGCCACAACGAGCTGTCCTTTGTGCCCCCTGACCTGCCTGAGGCCCTGGAGGAGCTGCACCTGCAGGGCAACCGCATCAGCCACGTGGGTCCTGAAGCCTTCCTCAGCACTCCCCGCCTGCGCGCCCTCTTTCTCAG GGCAAACAGGCTTCACATGACCAGCATCGCACCGGACACCTTCCTGGGCCTCCTGCACCTGAGTGTGGTGGATACGGCGGGCAACCCCGAGCAGGTCCTGGTCCGGCTGCCACCCACAACTCCACGTCAGCCACGGGCAGGGAGCCCCCGAGCCCGGAGGGGTCCAGCAGTGTAG